The proteins below are encoded in one region of Candidatus Planktophila lacus:
- the argB gene encoding acetylglutamate kinase, with translation MIVVKFGGHAMKDENGGFAKAIASAQESGVKLVVVHGGGPQIDAALKEEEIASEFIGGFRVTTPEIFEVVERVLVNEVGPEVVNSLRRAGVNAVALSGRTSECLIAEPLRKLVDGSPVDLGLVGVITAVNPQAINSALKGGQVPVISPIATDENFKGGLNVNADLAAAAIAGALSAESLIIMTDVAGIYRAWPDTSSLISAISYAELDAIKSTFAEGMAPKVKACLDAIDGGASAVRIIDGTDPSAFAMALGNSGGTLVTK, from the coding sequence ATGATCGTCGTTAAATTCGGTGGCCATGCCATGAAGGATGAGAATGGTGGTTTCGCAAAGGCAATAGCGTCAGCGCAAGAGAGCGGTGTGAAGCTAGTTGTGGTCCACGGTGGTGGCCCACAGATCGATGCGGCGCTCAAGGAAGAAGAGATAGCTTCGGAATTTATTGGCGGCTTCCGCGTGACCACCCCTGAAATCTTCGAAGTTGTAGAAAGAGTTTTGGTAAACGAAGTTGGTCCAGAAGTTGTCAATTCACTTCGCCGAGCCGGAGTTAACGCAGTCGCGCTCTCTGGCCGCACCAGTGAATGCTTGATCGCCGAACCGCTTCGCAAATTAGTTGACGGCTCACCAGTTGATTTGGGTTTGGTTGGAGTAATCACTGCAGTGAATCCACAGGCGATCAACAGCGCTCTAAAGGGCGGGCAAGTTCCAGTGATCTCACCGATCGCCACCGATGAAAACTTCAAAGGGGGACTTAACGTCAATGCCGATCTCGCAGCCGCTGCGATCGCAGGCGCGCTCAGTGCTGAAAGTTTGATCATCATGACCGATGTTGCCGGCATCTATCGCGCATGGCCTGATACTTCGTCTCTGATTTCAGCTATCTCTTATGCTGAACTAGATGCAATTAAATCAACATTTGCCGAAGGCATGGCACCAAAAGTTAAGGCATGCCTTGATGCGATAGATGGCGGAGCAAGTGCAGTAAGGATTATCGATGGAACGGATCCATCGGCCTTCGCTATGGCGTTAGGTAACTCTGGCGGAACGTTGGTGACTAAATGA
- a CDS encoding acetylornithine transaminase: MSPVKKSTVTTWNDVMQLNYGVPEINLVSGKGLVVTDSEKKKYLDFLGGIATNILGHAHPAIVKAVSTQVAKLGHVSNFYSHPSGLALAKKLQEMTGDNTARVFFCNSGAEANEAALKLSRKTGKTRIVATTGAFHGRTMGALSLTGQESKRAPFRPLLKDIKHVPFGDIPAMYKAVSKKTAMVIVEPILGEAGVVTPPDGYLKQLRSLCDQHGVLLVFDCVQTGMGRTGNWFGYEHENVRPDVITLAKGIGGGLPLGAMITLGSKTPQFAPGEHGTTFGGNPIAAAAGLAAISVIEKNRLMAQAKSFEKRLKIKISAIRGVREVRGRGLLIGIALDGEYAKELAAQLAKNGFLVNAPNLETIRIAPALIVTKAQIDKFIVAFAKAMKEVTNG; this comes from the coding sequence ATGAGCCCAGTTAAGAAATCCACAGTGACTACTTGGAACGATGTAATGCAGTTGAATTACGGCGTTCCAGAAATCAATTTAGTCTCAGGAAAAGGCCTAGTAGTAACTGATTCAGAGAAGAAGAAGTATCTGGATTTCCTCGGTGGCATCGCCACAAATATTCTCGGTCACGCCCATCCTGCAATAGTTAAAGCGGTTTCAACACAAGTTGCAAAGCTTGGCCATGTAAGCAATTTCTATAGCCATCCATCAGGCCTAGCGCTTGCCAAGAAGTTGCAGGAGATGACCGGAGACAACACAGCAAGAGTCTTCTTCTGTAATTCAGGAGCAGAGGCTAATGAAGCTGCACTCAAACTTTCGCGGAAAACTGGAAAGACGCGAATTGTTGCAACAACTGGGGCATTCCACGGTCGCACCATGGGTGCGCTTTCATTAACTGGCCAAGAGAGCAAGCGCGCACCGTTTCGACCTTTGCTCAAAGATATTAAGCACGTGCCATTCGGTGATATTCCAGCGATGTACAAAGCGGTCTCCAAGAAAACGGCGATGGTCATTGTTGAGCCAATTCTCGGTGAGGCAGGGGTTGTAACTCCACCAGACGGATATTTAAAGCAGTTGCGGTCACTTTGTGATCAGCACGGCGTACTTCTAGTTTTCGATTGCGTACAGACCGGCATGGGGCGAACTGGTAATTGGTTTGGATATGAGCACGAGAACGTTCGCCCTGATGTAATCACTCTCGCAAAAGGTATTGGTGGCGGTCTTCCGCTCGGTGCGATGATCACTCTCGGCAGCAAGACTCCACAATTTGCTCCAGGTGAACATGGAACAACTTTCGGTGGAAATCCAATTGCAGCAGCGGCCGGGCTAGCTGCTATCTCTGTAATCGAGAAGAACCGATTAATGGCGCAAGCCAAGAGTTTTGAGAAACGCTTGAAAATAAAGATCTCAGCGATACGTGGCGTGCGCGAAGTTCGCGGTAGAGGTTTACTTATTGGAATCGCTCTAGATGGGGAGTATGCAAAAGAGTTAGCCGCTCAGTTAGCAAAAAACGGGTTCTTGGTAAATGCTCCAAATCTAGAAACTATACGAATTGCTCCGGCGTTAATTGTCACCAAGGCTCAGATCGATAAATTTATTGTGGCTTTCGCAAAGGCGATGAAAGAGGTAACTAATGGCTAA
- the argR gene encoding arginine repressor, which yields MAKVLNSSSVSARRAKAIALIKAGVVHSQSDLVKLLKKAGFDVTQATASRDLEELGAVRSRSESGELIYQLGTTADGSIARSMPLPSDLILSVESSGNLAVVRTPPGGAQFLASSLDNSGLENIIGTIAGDDTVLVVSKKATGGADLAKELLSFGAGAKRGSAKRKAKK from the coding sequence ATGGCTAAGGTGTTGAATTCAAGCTCGGTTTCTGCGCGCCGCGCGAAGGCGATTGCATTAATCAAGGCAGGTGTTGTTCATTCGCAATCTGATTTGGTTAAGTTACTGAAGAAGGCCGGGTTCGATGTCACGCAGGCAACTGCAAGTCGCGATCTAGAAGAGCTAGGCGCCGTTCGTTCGCGTAGCGAGTCTGGCGAATTGATCTATCAACTTGGAACAACCGCTGATGGCTCGATCGCGCGATCTATGCCACTTCCTTCGGACCTGATTCTCTCGGTCGAATCATCTGGCAACCTTGCCGTAGTTCGCACACCACCTGGTGGAGCCCAATTTTTAGCAAGTTCACTGGATAACTCAGGCCTTGAAAACATCATCGGCACTATCGCCGGTGACGACACGGTTTTAGTTGTATCGAAGAAGGCCACCGGTGGAGCCGATCTTGCGAAAGAATTGCTCAGCTTCGGCGCAGGCGCAAAACGCGGATCTGCAAAACGAAAGGCGAAGAAATAA
- the argH gene encoding argininosuccinate lyase, with amino-acid sequence MALWGGRFSDAPADAVFALSRSVDFDWRLAPYDLRSSLAHLRVLKSSGLLKEDVASQIESAIRELIDEVAIGKFVAIEDDEDVHSALERGLTEKIGDVGGALRAGRSRNDQVATDLKLFAIDHMMEISQMILELQKSLAAKAAEYGDAPAPGFTHMQHAQPILFGHELAKHIHAFARDLDRIQDWLKRTSVSPLGSGAFAGSGLGLKPEVTAKDLGFASSSANSIDGVSDRDFVAEALFIISMVGVHLSRIGEEWCIWATSEFGWAKVADAYSTGSSIMPQKKNPDMAELARGKSGRLIGNLTGVLAMLKGLPFAYNRDLQEDKEPLFDSIDTLILVLPAVTGMVATTTFDRAKMLAAAPQGFSLATEIADFLVRANVPFASAHEAAGKCVALCEAKKVELHELSDQDFVGVHPQLTPEIRKVLTVEGAIASRTTVGATGGTALAAQLASANSDIKAAEKKLSDQMSSFSAMMGE; translated from the coding sequence ATGGCTCTCTGGGGTGGACGCTTCTCTGACGCACCAGCTGATGCGGTCTTTGCGCTTTCACGTAGCGTTGACTTCGATTGGCGGCTAGCGCCTTACGATCTGCGTTCATCGCTAGCGCATCTGCGAGTGCTTAAATCTTCAGGGCTTCTGAAAGAGGATGTTGCGAGCCAGATTGAAAGCGCTATTCGTGAATTAATCGATGAAGTTGCTATCGGTAAATTCGTTGCCATCGAAGACGATGAAGATGTTCATAGCGCGCTAGAACGTGGCTTAACCGAGAAGATCGGTGATGTCGGGGGAGCGCTGCGCGCAGGTAGATCACGCAATGATCAAGTAGCGACAGATCTAAAACTTTTCGCAATCGATCATATGATGGAAATTTCTCAGATGATCTTGGAACTTCAAAAGTCGCTTGCAGCAAAGGCCGCAGAGTATGGCGATGCGCCTGCGCCTGGGTTTACTCACATGCAGCACGCGCAACCAATTCTCTTTGGTCATGAGTTAGCAAAACATATCCACGCTTTTGCTCGCGACCTCGATCGAATTCAAGATTGGTTAAAGCGCACATCGGTAAGCCCACTTGGTTCGGGAGCTTTCGCTGGATCAGGGCTTGGCTTAAAGCCAGAAGTAACGGCGAAGGATCTAGGTTTTGCTTCATCTTCTGCTAATAGCATCGATGGCGTATCCGATCGCGATTTTGTTGCAGAAGCGCTCTTTATTATTTCAATGGTTGGAGTTCATTTATCTCGTATCGGAGAAGAGTGGTGCATCTGGGCAACATCTGAATTTGGATGGGCGAAGGTCGCCGATGCTTACTCAACTGGTTCATCGATCATGCCGCAGAAGAAGAATCCCGATATGGCAGAACTGGCACGAGGTAAATCCGGTCGCTTAATTGGAAACTTAACCGGAGTCCTGGCGATGCTTAAGGGACTTCCATTTGCTTACAACCGCGATCTTCAAGAAGATAAAGAACCACTATTTGATTCGATCGATACTTTGATCCTCGTTCTTCCTGCAGTTACCGGCATGGTTGCGACAACAACATTTGATCGAGCAAAGATGTTGGCTGCTGCACCACAAGGTTTCTCGCTTGCAACTGAGATTGCTGATTTCTTAGTACGCGCAAATGTTCCATTCGCATCAGCCCATGAAGCAGCGGGCAAATGCGTTGCACTTTGTGAGGCGAAGAAAGTTGAACTCCACGAGTTAAGCGATCAGGATTTTGTGGGGGTCCATCCGCAACTAACTCCTGAGATCCGCAAGGTTCTTACCGTCGAAGGCGCGATCGCATCGCGCACAACTGTCGGCGCAACGGGCGGCACTGCTTTGGCGGCGCAATTAGCATCAGCGAATTCCGACATAAAGGCTGCAGAAAAGAAATTATCCGACCAAATGAGTTCATTCTCAGCGATGATGGGGGAGTGA
- the tyrS gene encoding tyrosine--tRNA ligase — MATQSKALIDDLKWRGLFSQSTDEAALIQALSKPTTLYIGFDPTAPSLHVGNLVVLLALRRFQLAGHIPIALVGGATGLIGDPSGKNEERSLNTTDVVAAWVERIRVQVSKYLDFNAKDNAAIVANNLDWTSPLSAIEFLRDVGKHFSVNQMLAKDSVSSRLEAGGISYTEFSYQVLQSFDFLELFRRHNCTLQLGGSDQWGNITAGLDLIRRVESGSAHALTIPLLAKADGSKFGKTAGGAIWLDPEMTSPYAFFQYWLNTDDKDVINFLKVFSFKSREEIEALEKSHSENPGAREAHRALARELTSLVHSAEICDRVEAAARALFGQGELSELDEATLTAALAELPRTTVKSSEPIPTWVDLLVATGVVDSKSAARRIVKEGGAYLNNAKISGEDFAPSKSDFLCGKYAVLRKGKRDLAAVELL, encoded by the coding sequence ATGGCAACTCAATCAAAGGCGCTAATCGACGATCTAAAGTGGCGCGGTCTCTTCTCGCAATCAACTGATGAAGCAGCCCTTATCCAAGCGCTATCAAAGCCGACCACTCTCTACATCGGTTTCGATCCCACCGCACCAAGTTTGCACGTCGGAAACCTCGTTGTTCTGCTGGCCCTGCGCCGCTTTCAACTAGCGGGCCATATTCCAATCGCCCTTGTCGGGGGAGCGACCGGTTTAATCGGTGATCCCAGCGGAAAGAACGAAGAACGCAGTCTCAACACAACTGATGTGGTTGCAGCTTGGGTAGAACGTATTCGAGTACAGGTCTCAAAGTACTTAGATTTCAACGCCAAAGATAACGCCGCAATTGTCGCCAATAACCTTGATTGGACATCACCACTTTCTGCTATCGAATTCCTGCGCGATGTAGGTAAGCACTTCAGCGTCAACCAAATGCTTGCTAAGGATTCAGTTTCATCACGCCTTGAGGCAGGTGGTATTTCATACACTGAATTTTCCTATCAAGTACTTCAATCATTTGATTTCCTTGAACTTTTCCGCCGCCACAACTGCACGCTCCAATTAGGTGGCTCTGATCAATGGGGAAATATCACTGCAGGTCTAGATCTAATTCGCCGCGTTGAATCTGGTAGCGCACATGCTTTAACAATCCCGCTGCTTGCTAAGGCTGATGGTTCTAAGTTTGGAAAAACTGCAGGGGGTGCAATCTGGCTAGATCCAGAGATGACTTCTCCTTATGCGTTCTTCCAATACTGGTTGAACACTGACGATAAAGATGTCATCAACTTCTTAAAGGTTTTCTCTTTCAAATCTCGCGAAGAGATAGAAGCGCTTGAAAAATCACACTCTGAAAACCCTGGCGCACGTGAGGCGCATCGCGCACTTGCTCGCGAACTAACTTCACTTGTTCATAGCGCCGAAATTTGCGATCGCGTAGAAGCAGCAGCGCGTGCGCTCTTCGGACAAGGTGAACTTTCAGAGCTAGATGAGGCAACTTTGACGGCTGCACTTGCAGAACTTCCGCGCACAACAGTTAAGAGCAGCGAACCGATTCCAACATGGGTAGATCTCCTTGTGGCAACTGGTGTCGTCGATTCAAAATCAGCGGCCCGCCGCATCGTCAAAGAGGGCGGGGCATATTTGAATAACGCCAAGATCTCTGGCGAAGACTTTGCCCCCTCAAAAAGCGACTTTTTATGCGGTAAATATGCAGTTTTACGTAAAGGAAAGCGCGATCTTGCAGCGGTAGAGCTGCTCTAA
- a CDS encoding single-stranded DNA-binding protein yields the protein MVKKVVEEVIDHSLNDLLLRGRVSAEATTKELPSGDKVVEFRLIVTRTEREGVDTLDIAAWSAKSRKTALTLKADQWVEISGSIHRRFWQSPGGLASRWQVEATEISRL from the coding sequence ATGGTTAAGAAAGTTGTTGAAGAAGTTATCGATCACTCGCTAAATGATTTGCTATTGCGGGGGAGAGTCTCGGCCGAGGCGACAACGAAGGAATTGCCCAGCGGTGACAAGGTTGTTGAGTTCCGTTTGATTGTTACTCGCACAGAACGCGAAGGCGTTGACACTTTAGATATCGCAGCCTGGAGCGCTAAGTCACGTAAAACAGCGTTAACGCTTAAGGCGGATCAGTGGGTAGAGATTTCTGGCAGCATCCATCGCCGCTTCTGGCAGTCCCCGGGTGGGTTGGCATCTCGTTGGCAGGTCGAAGCGACAGAGATCTCTCGTCTTTAA
- a CDS encoding TlyA family RNA methyltransferase translates to MKTRLDAELVRRELARSREHAADLIESRSVLVGGIPATKPATQVDAETSITIQGDRDDFVSRGGHKLAGALEVFKDVVVEGKNCLDAGASTGGFTDVLLRQGAKLVVAVDVGYGQLAWELRQDPRVKILDRTNIRHLTGDMVGEEIDLVVADLSFISLSLVLPALAAVSKPSADFVLMVKPQFEVGREKLGAGGVVRDPALRKSAVLDVAESAYDVGLGTMGIAASPLPGPAGNVEYFLWLRRGAPAIDEASVDQAIAMGPA, encoded by the coding sequence ATGAAGACTCGCTTAGATGCTGAACTAGTTCGTCGCGAACTAGCTCGCTCACGCGAGCATGCAGCCGATCTAATCGAATCTCGTTCGGTATTAGTTGGAGGAATCCCAGCAACAAAGCCGGCAACACAGGTAGATGCCGAAACTTCGATAACAATTCAAGGTGACCGTGATGATTTTGTTTCTCGTGGCGGACATAAATTAGCGGGTGCTTTAGAAGTTTTTAAGGACGTTGTTGTTGAAGGAAAAAATTGTCTCGATGCGGGTGCGTCCACTGGTGGTTTCACCGATGTACTTCTACGCCAAGGTGCAAAGTTGGTCGTTGCAGTCGATGTTGGTTATGGGCAACTTGCTTGGGAACTTCGCCAAGATCCTCGCGTGAAGATCCTGGATCGCACAAATATCCGCCATTTAACGGGGGATATGGTGGGTGAAGAAATCGATTTGGTCGTTGCAGATCTCTCCTTTATCTCACTCTCTTTAGTTCTTCCTGCACTCGCTGCAGTCTCAAAGCCCAGCGCTGATTTCGTCTTGATGGTTAAGCCACAATTTGAAGTTGGCCGCGAGAAGTTGGGTGCAGGCGGAGTTGTACGCGATCCAGCGCTTCGTAAATCAGCTGTTCTCGATGTCGCCGAATCTGCTTATGACGTTGGACTCGGCACTATGGGAATCGCGGCATCACCACTTCCTGGCCCTGCCGGAAACGTTGAATACTTCTTATGGCTTCGTCGCGGAGCACCAGCAATAGATGAAGCCTCTGTCGATCAAGCGATAGCGATGGGACCGGCCTAA
- a CDS encoding NAD kinase has translation MSRHAIFVVNASRAEAVAATKEISQILLKDGFTLSTPSEISILGISQHPAEDLPKAEVVLVLGGDGTILRGSEIARRQDIPILGINLGHVGFMAEVEKPALSEIAASVIAKDYVTENRMVLKYSVERAGKVVDTGWALNEVTVERNGTTMVELFVQIDGRPLSRWGCDGLICSTPTGSTAYAFSAGGPVLWPEIDALVLLPISAHALFSRPMVVSPKSEIIVDIESSDALLSSDSLRKFPLQLSDRILITRDSSVIKLSHIKPTLFTDRLVAKFKLPIEGWRGE, from the coding sequence ATGTCACGTCATGCCATATTTGTTGTTAACGCATCCCGCGCAGAAGCAGTGGCTGCAACAAAAGAGATCTCACAAATCCTTCTTAAAGATGGCTTCACACTTTCAACTCCATCAGAAATTTCGATCCTTGGAATTTCTCAACATCCAGCTGAAGATCTTCCAAAGGCTGAAGTTGTTCTAGTTCTCGGGGGAGATGGCACGATCCTTCGTGGTTCTGAAATCGCGCGCCGCCAAGATATTCCAATTCTTGGCATCAACCTTGGCCATGTTGGATTTATGGCAGAAGTTGAAAAACCTGCGCTCTCTGAGATTGCAGCAAGCGTTATCGCCAAAGATTATGTAACTGAAAACCGCATGGTTTTAAAGTATTCGGTAGAGCGAGCCGGAAAAGTTGTAGATACAGGTTGGGCGCTTAACGAAGTTACCGTCGAACGCAACGGAACAACGATGGTTGAACTCTTTGTGCAGATCGATGGACGCCCGCTCTCTCGCTGGGGCTGCGATGGACTCATCTGCTCAACGCCAACTGGTTCAACTGCATATGCATTTAGCGCAGGCGGTCCAGTTCTTTGGCCCGAAATCGATGCGCTCGTACTTCTACCAATTTCAGCGCACGCCCTCTTTTCTCGTCCAATGGTTGTTTCACCAAAATCTGAAATTATCGTAGATATCGAATCCAGCGATGCGCTTCTATCATCGGATTCGCTACGTAAATTTCCTCTCCAATTGTCGGATCGCATCTTGATTACTCGTGATTCATCGGTGATCAAGCTTTCACATATCAAACCAACGCTCTTTACTGATCGATTGGTGGCTAAATTTAAACTTCCCATTGAAGGTTGGCGCGGTGAGTGA
- the recN gene encoding DNA repair protein RecN: protein MSDRSHLEEISIRSIGVIDQSSLELSPGLNVLTGETGAGKTMILTALQLVLGGKSDSSLVRHGSERLLASARFSVNKTIAEIAIESGADVEDGTLILTRTVNADGKSKAVAGGANVPAATLSSLADHLVEIHGQAANHQIVKPARQRELLDRFIGSDLSKALQRYQLTFNEYNDLKARIKAMRESVSKRDSQIAELQEFSSAWVKLKAVRGEVASTNDQISRLSSVEDLRVATDGASQAIANEEEGSLTSLGAARRFLDVAKGKDGKLDEIASRIAEGFFLIDDAARDLSSYLASLEADPGQLDTLQARKAELAAFLKKWGSSADPDEDLVQLAAKAKNAKIEIEDLTGGDERIAELDKELGDIKKKLLSAAEKLTQVRAAGASKLSQAVSEEIHQLSMPHTQYSVSVNSPDYKGALRESDFTLLGCDEVSMQIQGHKDGPLIALGKGASGGEMSRIMLALEVVLAATHPVGTYIFDEVDAGVGGKAAIEVGRRLAALAQHTQVIVVTHLPQVAAWADSHFVVKKSSDGTVTASDVQALDAASRVEEIARMLAGLEESTSAREHAAELLAMRGQARK from the coding sequence GTGAGTGATCGTTCTCATCTAGAGGAAATCTCAATTCGCTCGATCGGCGTTATCGATCAATCTTCACTTGAATTAAGCCCCGGTTTAAATGTTTTAACTGGCGAAACTGGCGCTGGAAAGACAATGATTCTCACCGCTCTTCAATTAGTTCTTGGCGGAAAGAGCGATAGCTCGTTAGTACGTCACGGTAGTGAACGGTTATTGGCCTCAGCGCGGTTCTCCGTTAATAAGACAATCGCCGAAATCGCAATCGAGTCCGGCGCCGATGTTGAAGATGGAACCCTGATTTTAACTCGTACTGTAAATGCCGATGGAAAAAGCAAGGCAGTTGCTGGTGGTGCAAACGTTCCAGCAGCAACGCTTTCCTCACTTGCCGATCATTTAGTTGAGATTCATGGACAAGCGGCGAATCATCAAATTGTTAAGCCAGCAAGACAGCGTGAACTACTTGATCGATTTATTGGTAGCGATCTTTCCAAGGCACTTCAGCGCTATCAGTTAACTTTCAACGAATATAACGATCTAAAGGCGCGCATTAAAGCGATGCGCGAGAGCGTTAGTAAGCGCGATTCTCAGATAGCAGAGTTGCAGGAATTCTCATCAGCCTGGGTAAAGCTCAAAGCGGTACGTGGTGAAGTAGCCTCAACGAACGATCAAATTTCTCGTCTTTCTAGCGTTGAGGATCTGAGAGTTGCAACAGATGGCGCAAGCCAAGCCATAGCAAATGAAGAAGAAGGTTCGCTAACTTCACTGGGTGCAGCACGTCGTTTCCTAGATGTCGCGAAAGGTAAAGATGGAAAGTTGGATGAGATTGCATCTCGTATCGCAGAAGGCTTCTTCCTAATTGATGATGCAGCACGTGACCTATCTTCTTATCTCGCATCACTTGAAGCAGACCCCGGGCAACTCGACACATTGCAGGCTCGTAAAGCTGAACTTGCAGCCTTCCTAAAGAAGTGGGGCTCTTCAGCCGATCCCGACGAAGATTTAGTTCAACTAGCGGCTAAGGCAAAGAACGCAAAGATTGAGATCGAGGATCTAACGGGTGGCGATGAACGTATCGCGGAGTTAGATAAGGAACTTGGCGATATCAAGAAGAAACTCTTGTCGGCGGCAGAGAAGTTGACCCAAGTTCGCGCTGCGGGGGCAAGCAAACTTTCGCAAGCAGTCTCCGAAGAAATTCATCAACTTTCGATGCCGCACACTCAATATTCAGTTTCTGTTAACTCACCAGATTACAAAGGCGCACTCAGGGAATCTGATTTCACGCTACTTGGTTGTGATGAAGTTTCAATGCAGATCCAAGGCCATAAAGATGGTCCGCTAATTGCACTGGGCAAGGGCGCAAGCGGCGGCGAAATGTCACGCATTATGTTGGCCCTAGAAGTTGTCCTTGCTGCAACACATCCGGTTGGTACTTATATCTTCGATGAAGTCGATGCAGGCGTTGGCGGTAAAGCGGCGATCGAAGTCGGTCGCAGACTCGCTGCTCTTGCACAACACACACAAGTTATCGTTGTCACACATCTGCCACAGGTTGCAGCTTGGGCCGATAGCCACTTCGTTGTTAAGAAGAGTAGCGATGGAACTGTAACCGCCTCAGATGTTCAGGCTTTAGATGCCGCATCCCGCGTTGAAGAGATAGCAAGAATGCTCGCAGGTCTTGAAGAGTCGACAAGTGCGCGCGAACACGCCGCCGAGCTACTGGCGATGCGGGGCCAAGCCCGAAAGTAG
- a CDS encoding CTP synthase, translated as MGQAHVTKHIFVTGGVASSLGKGLTASSLGRLLVARGIRVTMEKLDPYLNVDPGTMNPFQHGEVFVTDDGAETDLDIGHYERFLDRNLQGSANVTTGQIYSRVIARERRGEYLGETVQVIPHITNEIKERMHAMSSPDVDVVITEIGGTVGDIESQPFLEAARQMRQEVGRDNVFYLHISLVPYIGPSGELKTKPTQHSVAALRSIGIAPDAVVLRSDREIPIGIKKKISLMCDVDVEAVVAAVDAPSIYDIPKVLFSEGLDAYVVRRLSLGGHEVQWGEWDDLLEKVHHPKHQVKVALVGKYIDLPDAYLSVSEALRAGGFANNAKVSIIWIPSDDCETPEGAKKALGEVDAICVPGGFGVRGIEGKLGALKFARENKIPTLGLCLGLQCMVIEAARNLAGIKDANSAEFSPESGTHVIATMDDQKEIVSGQADMGGTMRLGLYTATLKPGSIVAKTYGTEEISERHRHRYEVNNQYRDQISSAGLTFSGMYKERDLVEFVELPSEVHPYYVGTQAHPELRSRPTRPHPLFIGLIAAAIKSRG; from the coding sequence ATGGGCCAAGCGCATGTGACTAAACATATTTTCGTAACCGGTGGAGTAGCTTCAAGTCTCGGTAAAGGGCTCACCGCCTCAAGTCTTGGCAGGCTATTAGTTGCCCGTGGTATTCGCGTAACCATGGAGAAGCTTGATCCATACCTAAACGTCGACCCCGGCACCATGAACCCATTTCAGCACGGTGAAGTTTTCGTTACCGATGATGGCGCTGAAACAGATCTCGATATTGGCCACTACGAACGTTTTCTAGATCGCAACTTGCAGGGCTCAGCGAATGTAACAACAGGTCAGATTTACTCCCGCGTTATTGCGCGCGAGCGACGTGGTGAATACCTAGGTGAGACGGTTCAAGTAATTCCCCATATCACCAATGAGATTAAAGAACGTATGCACGCCATGTCATCTCCTGATGTAGATGTTGTTATCACTGAAATCGGCGGAACAGTAGGAGATATCGAATCCCAGCCATTCTTAGAAGCAGCACGTCAAATGCGTCAAGAAGTTGGACGCGATAACGTCTTCTACTTACATATCTCACTTGTGCCTTATATCGGTCCATCAGGTGAGTTAAAGACGAAACCAACTCAACACTCAGTTGCTGCACTACGCAGTATCGGTATCGCACCCGATGCAGTGGTACTTCGCTCTGATCGTGAAATTCCAATCGGCATAAAGAAGAAGATTTCACTTATGTGTGACGTTGATGTAGAAGCGGTCGTCGCGGCGGTAGATGCACCATCTATCTATGACATTCCAAAGGTGCTCTTCTCTGAAGGGCTGGATGCTTACGTTGTACGTCGTTTATCTCTAGGTGGACATGAAGTTCAATGGGGCGAATGGGATGACTTACTTGAAAAAGTTCATCATCCAAAGCATCAAGTAAAAGTTGCTCTCGTTGGAAAATACATCGATCTACCTGATGCTTATCTCTCTGTTTCCGAAGCGCTGCGCGCTGGTGGTTTTGCGAATAATGCAAAGGTTTCAATAATTTGGATACCTAGCGATGACTGTGAAACACCAGAAGGTGCGAAGAAGGCCCTTGGCGAAGTAGATGCGATCTGCGTTCCTGGAGGTTTCGGTGTACGTGGAATCGAAGGCAAGTTAGGCGCGCTTAAATTTGCTCGCGAAAACAAGATTCCAACTCTCGGACTCTGCTTAGGTTTGCAGTGCATGGTCATCGAAGCAGCGCGCAATTTAGCTGGAATTAAAGATGCTAACTCTGCAGAATTTTCTCCAGAATCTGGCACACATGTCATAGCAACTATGGATGACCAGAAAGAGATAGTTTCTGGTCAAGCAGATATGGGTGGCACGATGCGCCTTGGTCTCTACACCGCAACGTTAAAGCCAGGTTCGATCGTGGCTAAGACTTATGGCACAGAAGAGATCTCCGAACGCCATCGCCATCGTTATGAAGTGAATAATCAATACCGAGATCAGATTTCAAGTGCTGGCCTTACTTTCTCAGGAATGTATAAGGAACGCGACCTCGTGGAGTTTGTAGAACTTCCTTCTGAGGTACATCCTTACTACGTGGGAACTCAAGCCCACCCTGAGTTGCGTTCTAGACCTACGCGTCCTCATCCGCTATTTATTGGTCTAATTGCGGCAGCGATTAAATCGAGAGGCTAA